In Chitinophagaceae bacterium, the DNA window ATAATTAGATTGTCCGGCATTTCCACTTAAGCCAACTATAGAAGAGATATTAATAATAGAACCATTCCTTTGTTTCATCATAGGTCTGGCAACATGCTTTGTCAGATTAAAAACACTTTTCAGATTTACATCCATGATATCATCCCATTGATTTTCTGACATACGCAAAATGAGATTGTCTCTTGTAATGCCGGCATTATTTATCAATATATCAATTTTCCCAAAAGTATTTATAACGTCATTAACTAAAGTTTCAGCCTCAGAGTAGGAAGATGCATCAGACTTGAAGCCTTTAATTTTATTTTGATTTGCTGAAAAACGCTCTTCTAAAGAAGTTGCTTTTGATTCAGAAGAAACATAAGTGAATGCAACATCGGCACCGGCTTTCATAAATTCTTCAACCATGCCCTCACCTATTCCTCTGGTACCGCCTGTTATTAAAGCTACTTTTCCATTAAGCATAATATATTTTTTTAGTTAAAAAAAAGGCTACAATACCGTGAATACCATAATAATCACTGTAAAATAGCCTTTATTATTCAATTATACAGAAGCTTTGTGCTTCTTGAGAGCTTCTGCCATAGTTGCTCCGATATTTGCAGGAGATTCTACAACATGTAATCCACATTCAGCCATAATCTTCATTTTTGCAGATGCCGTATCATCTTCTCCACCAATTATAGCACCGGCATGTCCCATTGTTCTTCCGGCCGGGGCTGTTTGACCTGCAATAAATCCTACAACCGGCTTTGTGCCAAATGCCTTTATCCATTGTGCAGCTTCAGCTTCCATTGTTCCACCTATTTCTCCAATCATGATAATCCCTTCCGTCTTATCATCTTCCATTAATAACTGTACAGCTTCTTTGGTAGTTGTTCCAATAATCGGATCACCTCCAATTCCAATACAAGTAGATTGGCCAAGTCCTGCTTTTGTTACCTGATCTACAGCTTCGTAAGTTAAGGTTCCTGAGCGTGATACAATACCTATGGTTCCCGGATTATGAATAAAACCCGGCATAATGCCAACTTTGGCTTCACCGGGAGTCATTACACCCGGACAATTAGGACCAATCAGCCTACATTTTTTTTCTTTAATATACTCTTTGGCTTTTACCATATCCTGTACCGGAATACCCTCAGTAATAGTTATAATTACTTTTATACCTGCATCAGCTGCTTCCATAATAGCATCAGCTGCAAATGGAGGAGGAACAAAAATAATGCTTACATCAGCGCCTGCCTTTTTTACTGCATCTTCTACAGTGTTAAAGACGGGTCTGTCAAGATGCGTTTGACCGCCTTTACCCGGGGTAACACCACCGACAACATTTGTTCCGTACTCTATCATTTGCTGTGCATGAAAAGTACCTTCACTACCTGTAAATCCCTGAACTATTACTCTGGAATTTTTATCTACTAAAACACCCATTTATATTTTTTTAAACAATTAATAAATCTCCGCTAAATTAGTTTTTTCAAAACTTTGACACAATATTTTATCGCATTTAGTTTCAGCTTTTTTTATTTTTTTTCGGCTTTCTCTTTTAAACTTCTCAAAAATTTTGAGGCAAAAACAAAATCTTTTAGTTCAGGATTTGTAGATTCCAAAATTTCCTCTGAACTGCCTTCCCAGTGTTTTTTTCCTTTATGAAGAAATAAAATCTTATCCCCCATTCCGATAACCGAGTTCATATCGTGCGTGTTTATAACCGTTGTGATATCATACTCCTTCGTTATATCATAGATTAATTCATCAATAACAATTGATGTCTTGGGGTCTAAACCGGAATTTGGCTCATCACAAAATAAATACTTGGGTTTTAAAACTATTGCCCTGGCTATTCCAACACGCTTTTTCATACCACCACTGAGTTCTGAAGGCTTTTTCTTATTACTTCCTATGAGATTGACTTTTTCAAGGCAAAAATTGACCCTTTCCATTTTCTCTTTAATGCTAAAGTCTGAAAACATATTTAGGGGAAATAGTATATTTTCCTCTACTGTCATTGAGTCAAAAAGAGCCGTTCCCTGAAATAACATTCCAATTTGCTTTCTAATATCTTTTTTCTCCTCGGTATCCATTTTACTAAAATCTTCACCGCCATATTCAATTGAGCCCTCTGATATAGGGTGTAATCCAACCAGACATTTCATTAAAACGGTTTTCCCACTACCACTTGCTCCAATTATTAAACTACACTCCCCCGGTTTAAAAACAGATGAAATGTCATTTAAGACCTCAACATTACCAAAACTTTTGAATACGTTTTTTATTTCTATCATAATAAAAGCCAGGCTATTAAATAATCTGCTATAATAATACTGATGCTGCTAATCACAACCGCACGGGTACTTGCATTTCCTATTTCCAAAGCGCCCCCACTGGCATAAAAACCCTGATAGCAGGAAATAGATGTGAGTAAAAATGAAAAGACAAGAGCCTTCATAAGCATCACAAAAACATTAAAAGGTACAAATGCGTCCTGTAATCCCATTATGTATTCGTCTCCTGTCATATAACCGGAAAAGATACCGGCAAACAAACCTCCCAAAATACCCAAAAAAGCAGAAATGATAACTAATAAAGGAATAACTATAACAGCTGCAAGAATTTTAGGTCCAATTAAAAAAGCTGTAGTATTTACACCCATTATTTCCAAAGCATCAATTTGCTCTGAAATACGCATACTACCCAAATTAGATGCTATATTGGAACCCACCTTTCCTGCCAGGAGTAAACAACTAATTGTTGGAGCCAACTCAAGAATCATAGAATCTCTTACTACAAAACCTACCCACCAAATCGGGACGAAAGAATCGGCAAGCTGATAAGCAAATTGAACAGCAGTTACAGCACCAATAAAGAGTGATATTATTGCAATAATACCTAAAGAACCAATACCTATATCATCCATCTGACGAAAAGCTTCTTTAGTGTAAAGTGTAAAATTTTCAGGTTTTACAAATAAACTTTTTATCAATAAAAAATATCTTCCCAGATGAAATAATGCGTCCATTTCTTTAAGTAAATTAGTGCAAAAATGATAATTTATTTTGTTACTTCAATGATTTTTAAACAAAAGATAAGGTACACCATTGAATTTGATATTTGTTCTTTCATTTAGTTAAGTGTAACTTTGGCTTTTATAAAATAATTTTATGAATATTTTAATCAGTGGTTC includes these proteins:
- the fabG gene encoding 3-oxoacyl-[acyl-carrier-protein] reductase; translated protein: MLNGKVALITGGTRGIGEGMVEEFMKAGADVAFTYVSSESKATSLEERFSANQNKIKGFKSDASSYSEAETLVNDVINTFGKIDILINNAGITRDNLILRMSENQWDDIMDVNLKSVFNLTKHVARPMMKQRNGSIINISSIVGLSGNAGQSNYAASKSGVIGFSKSIAAELGSRNIRCNVIAPGFIETDMTDALGEDAKKDFLNSIPLKRLGKPSEIGKLAAFLGSDDASYITGQVVSICGGLSR
- the sucD gene encoding succinate--CoA ligase subunit alpha; translated protein: MGVLVDKNSRVIVQGFTGSEGTFHAQQMIEYGTNVVGGVTPGKGGQTHLDRPVFNTVEDAVKKAGADVSIIFVPPPFAADAIMEAADAGIKVIITITEGIPVQDMVKAKEYIKEKKCRLIGPNCPGVMTPGEAKVGIMPGFIHNPGTIGIVSRSGTLTYEAVDQVTKAGLGQSTCIGIGGDPIIGTTTKEAVQLLMEDDKTEGIIMIGEIGGTMEAEAAQWIKAFGTKPVVGFIAGQTAPAGRTMGHAGAIIGGEDDTASAKMKIMAECGLHVVESPANIGATMAEALKKHKASV
- a CDS encoding ATP-binding cassette domain-containing protein: MIEIKNVFKSFGNVEVLNDISSVFKPGECSLIIGASGSGKTVLMKCLVGLHPISEGSIEYGGEDFSKMDTEEKKDIRKQIGMLFQGTALFDSMTVEENILFPLNMFSDFSIKEKMERVNFCLEKVNLIGSNKKKPSELSGGMKKRVGIARAIVLKPKYLFCDEPNSGLDPKTSIVIDELIYDITKEYDITTVINTHDMNSVIGMGDKILFLHKGKKHWEGSSEEILESTNPELKDFVFASKFLRSLKEKAEKK
- a CDS encoding ABC transporter permease, encoding MDALFHLGRYFLLIKSLFVKPENFTLYTKEAFRQMDDIGIGSLGIIAIISLFIGAVTAVQFAYQLADSFVPIWWVGFVVRDSMILELAPTISCLLLAGKVGSNIASNLGSMRISEQIDALEIMGVNTTAFLIGPKILAAVIVIPLLVIISAFLGILGGLFAGIFSGYMTGDEYIMGLQDAFVPFNVFVMLMKALVFSFLLTSISCYQGFYASGGALEIGNASTRAVVISSISIIIADYLIAWLLL